The Miscanthus floridulus cultivar M001 chromosome 17, ASM1932011v1, whole genome shotgun sequence genome has a window encoding:
- the LOC136515154 gene encoding uncharacterized protein, which yields MGRTWMNCRLFSKEHLDGVTEFMDFVSENLSGNQEILCQCRKCLNRLNRHKGDVEDHLLIYGMSSTYTRWIHHGEPLYMITQNVEHLNEDIGCNVEHLNQDVPEDEPQDDPEDDQIYRMVQDLCPDQNHGPRMKSKFATILEEMKQVLHPGGPYTRFSFVVKLLHIKSFYRISNVGFSAFLDLLSSAFPDCSIPTSYAEAKNVIRALGLGYESIHVCPNNYVLFRKELAKKDACPICGASRWKDGDGRRQIPEKVLRHFPLIPRLKRMFGSKELSAQAQWHKLKRKAVDNELSHPADGEAWKDFDRKYEWFANDARNVRLGLATDGFNPFEKMSSSYSMWPVFLIPYNFPPWQCMEQSNFMMCLLIPGLACPGMDMDLFLQPLVEELLNLWSGVPTLVALTRKEFDLHAVVIWCIHDYPALSTLSGTISRGYYACVRCDKNPCSKRLRNKICYIDHRHFLPADHIWRRKKDFYGQTEECAQPEEFTQDELMQQLARVEHVKPRDHPNNKKRKRVEEGQCWKRRSTLWDLPYWSTLKLRHNLDVMHIEKNICEALLGTFLDIAGKSKDSITARLDLEDMGIRKNLQLKDDGNSYSVPHAPYKMTKAQISAFCAFIKNVS from the coding sequence ATGGGCAGAACTTGGATGAATTGTAGGTTGTTTAGCAAGGAGCATCTGGATGGGGTCACTGAGTTCATGGACTTTGTTTCAGAAAATTTGAGTGGCAATCAGGAGATATTATGCCAATGTCGTAAGTGTTTGAATCGGTTAAATCGACATAAAGGAGATGTGGAGGATCACTTACTTATTTATGGGATGTCTAGCACATACACTAGGTGGATACATCATGGAGAACCATTGTACATGATAACTCAAAATGTTGAGCATTTGAATGAAGATATTGGCTGCAATGTTGAGCATTTGAATCAAGATGTCCCAGAAGATGAGCCTCAAGATGACCCAGAAGATGATCAAATATACCGTATGGTACAGGATCTATGCCCGGATCAAAATCATGGACCAAGAATGAAGTCAAAGTTTGCCACCATATTAGAAGAGATGAAACAGGTGCTACACCCCGGTGGTCCCTATACTAGGTTTTCTTTTGTGGTGAAGTTGCTCCACATCAAGTCATTTTACAGAATCAGCAATGTTGGATTCAGTGCTTTTTTAGACTTATTAAGTTCGGCATTTCCAGATTGTTCTATCCCTACATCCTATGCTGAAGCGAAGAATGTTATTCGTGCATTAGGACTTGGATATGAGTCAATACATGTGTGTCCGAATAACTATGTTCTTTTCCGAAAGGAGTTGGCTAAAAAGGATGCATGCCCAATATGTGGTGCTTCAAGATGGAAGGATGGAGATGGCCGAAGGCAGATTCCAGAAAAGGTTCTAAGGCATTTTCCTTTGATTCCAAGGTTGAAGAGGATGTTTGGATCCAAAGAACTTTCAGCTCAGGCACAATGGCACAAGTTGAAGAGGAAAGCAGTGGACAATGAGCTTAGCCATCCTGCTGATGGTGAGGCATGGAAGGATTTTGATAGGAAGTATGAATGGTTTGCAAATGATGCACGGAATGTCCGACTTGGCCTCGCTACCGATGGGTTTAATCCATTCGAGAAGATGAGCTCCTCATATAGCATGTGGCCAGTATTTCTTATCCCTTACAACTTTCCTCCATGGCAATGTATGGAGCAATCCAACTTCATGATGTGCCTACTTATTCCTGGTCTGGCATGCCCAGGAATGGATATGGATCTCTTCCTGCAGCCACTGGTTGAAGAATTGTTAAATCTCTGGAGTGGTGTCCCTACTTTGGTTGCATTGACCAGAAAAGAATTTGATCTTCACGCTGTAGTCATCTGGTGCATTCATGATTATCCGGCATTGAGCACACTTTCAGGTACAATAAGTAGAGGTTACTATGCTTGTGTTCGCTGTGATAAAAATCCTTGCTCCAAAAGACTTAGGAACAAGATTTGCTACATTGACCATCGCCATTTTCTTCCAGCGGACCATATTTGGAGGAGAAAGAAAGATTTTTATGGTCAGACTGAAGAATGTGCACAGCCTGAAGAATTTACTCAGGATGAGTTGATGCAGCAATTGGCAAGGGTGGAACATGTAAAACCTAGGGACCATCCTAATAACAAAAAGAGAAAGAGGGTAGAAGAAGGTCAATGCTGGAAGCGCAGGTCGACTCTGTGGGATTTACCATATTGGTCTACTTTGAAGCTACGTCACAATCTTGATGTTATGCACATCGAGAAAAATATATGTGAGGCCCTTCTCGGTACATTTCTTGACATCGCAGGCAAGTCAAAGGACTCTATTACTGCGAGGCTCGATTTAGAAGATATGGGCATAAGGAAAAATTTACAATTGAAGGATGATGGTAATTCATACTCTGTTCCACATGCTCCATATAAGATGACTAAAGCCCAGATAAGTGCTTTCTGTGCTTTCATAAAGAATGTCAGTTGA
- the LOC136515156 gene encoding serine/threonine-protein phosphatase 7 long form homolog, with amino-acid sequence MMVTLEDVAMILGVKIRGFPVIGDTESEGWQQRVEHFLGRPLAAVEAGKKRRSSGVSLRWLRQQFRECPPNVDAETMTYYCRAYVLHMLGTVLFPDGTGDTASWMYIPCLLNWEDAGNRSWGSAILAFLYRQLCEACCRPGGSHATMSGCITLLQERLPVGRLHQLDPPQPWFPQGDAVVAPTVAHLYERAHGTYHVSCHAYISFTNELDTLLPQHVQWSPYRRRQVTDLNLSALCMADEDVWTMRTPLICFYAVEYHLPHRVAWQFGRLQPSPPDDFSTGWQLHKFNRQKNKKITNWQLEHHRYIDEWMLMEQNNMGIHAVHRDKAFHDYLVWFGQRTRLQLRPAWTEQDIADIASEDEGNNPYDQATREGRQVEIAPALARASMEIMRTVADQGRALMIPVGDPDEASML; translated from the exons ATGATGGTCACTCTCGAggacgttgccatgatccttggagtcaaaataCGAGGATTCCCAGTGATAGGAGACACGGAGTctgaaggatggcagcagcgggttgagcacttcttgggacggcccctagcggcagttgaggctggcaagaaacggcgcagcagtggggtgtccctgaggtggcttcgtcagcagtttcgggagtgcccacccaacgtagACGCCGAGACCATGACATACTACTGTCGGGCCTATGTCCTCCACATGTTAGGTacggttctcttccctgacggcactggagacacggcgtcctggatgtacattccgtgccttttgaactgggaggatgccggcaataggagttggggctcggctatacttgccttcctaTACCGTCAGCTTTGCGAGGCTTGCTGCCGTCCTGGAGGCTCGCACGCTACAATGTCAGGCTGCATCACACTGttgcag gagaggcttccagttgggagactgcatcagcttgatcccccacaaccttggtttcctcaaggagacgcAGTTGTCGCCCCTACCGTGGCACACCTCTACGAGCGAGCCCATGGAACATACCACGTGTCATGCCACgcgtacatcagcttcaccaacgagctggacacccttttgccacagcat GTTCAATGGAGCCCATATCGGCGGAGGCAAGTAACGGATCTCAACTTGAGCGCCTTGTGCATGGCAGACGAGGACGTCTGGACGATGAGgaccccccttatttgtttctatgcagttgagtaccatctccctcaccgtgtagcatggcagtttggtaggctgcagccttctccgcccgatgatttctccaccggttggcagctccacaa gttcaacagacaaaaaaataagaagatcaccaactggcagctggagcaccatcgctacattgatgagtggatgttgatggagcagaacaacatgggcatccacgccgtccatcgtgacaaggcattccatgattaccttgtttggtttggtcaacgaacaaggcttcaattgaggcccgcttggacggagcaagacattgctgacattgcgagcgaggatgagggcaacaacccatatgaccaagctacccgagaaggcaggcaagttgagatcgcccctgcgttagccagagct agcatggagataatgaggacagtggccgaccaaggaagggcattgatgattcctgtgggcgatcctgatgaggcctccatgttaTGA